The following are encoded together in the Planococcus antarcticus DSM 14505 genome:
- a CDS encoding metal ABC transporter permease: MAFIEGLIEYDFLQKALLTSIMVGVICGVIDCFIILREMALMGDAISHAVLPGVAISYALGINFFFGAVFTGVLTAIGIGFVSQNSRIKQDTSIGIVFTAAFALGVILITVLESSTDLYHILFGNVLAVRPSDMWITLAIGLLVLVSVYVFYKELLVTSFDETMAQVYGFPARLIHYFLMTLLTMVTVASLQTVGIILVVAMLFTPAATAYLLTDRLSTMIFLSASIDASAAVIGLYFSFTYNLASGATIVLAATALFVIAFLFSPKQGILWRKISAMKNRELANKI, encoded by the coding sequence ATGGCTTTTATTGAAGGACTTATCGAATATGACTTTTTACAAAAGGCATTGCTTACTTCAATCATGGTGGGAGTTATTTGCGGAGTCATCGATTGTTTTATCATTTTAAGAGAAATGGCACTTATGGGAGATGCAATTTCACATGCGGTTTTACCGGGGGTAGCAATTTCCTATGCACTCGGAATCAATTTTTTCTTCGGTGCAGTATTTACAGGCGTGTTAACAGCAATTGGAATTGGTTTTGTAAGCCAAAATAGCCGCATTAAACAAGACACGTCTATCGGCATAGTGTTTACTGCTGCATTTGCTTTAGGTGTTATTCTCATAACAGTGCTTGAAAGTAGTACGGATTTGTATCATATATTATTTGGTAACGTGTTGGCTGTACGGCCTTCAGACATGTGGATTACTTTAGCTATCGGATTGCTTGTATTGGTTTCCGTTTACGTTTTCTATAAAGAACTTCTCGTCACATCTTTTGATGAAACGATGGCACAAGTTTACGGGTTCCCAGCAAGACTGATCCATTATTTTTTAATGACGCTACTCACAATGGTTACAGTAGCTTCACTTCAGACAGTTGGTATTATACTCGTAGTTGCTATGTTGTTCACACCCGCGGCAACAGCTTATCTGTTGACAGATCGTCTATCAACAATGATCTTCTTGTCGGCTTCTATAGATGCAAGTGCAGCTGTAATTGGATTGTATTTCAGCTTTACTTATAATTTGGCGTCAGGCGCGACAATTGTGCTTGCTGCGACAGCGTTGTTTGTAATAGCTTTTCTTTTTTCGCCAAAACAAGGAATCTTATGGCGGAAAATAAGTGCGATGAAAAACAGAGAGTTAGCCAACAAAATTTGA
- a CDS encoding plastocyanin/azurin family copper-binding protein has translation MINKKFGFILATAVLSLAACGEEQSTAEDNTEVAVEQESASEKDSTSDEETTSEEEDTSDEETTAETAEEEPMEESAPEAMSGTASDLLSNGEMTSFVFNEAGEFSIFCEPHPVMQMTVVVEEGAELMGEVEVDIADYEFGEETITVAPGTTIVWTNQDQVQHNVAIK, from the coding sequence ATGATCAACAAGAAATTTGGATTTATTCTTGCTACAGCCGTTTTGTCGTTAGCAGCTTGTGGAGAAGAACAGTCTACAGCCGAGGATAATACTGAAGTAGCAGTAGAACAAGAAAGCGCTTCCGAAAAAGACAGCACTTCTGATGAAGAAACAACTTCTGAAGAGGAAGACACTTCTGATGAAGAAACAACTGCGGAAACTGCAGAAGAGGAACCTATGGAAGAAAGTGCACCTGAAGCGATGAGCGGTACTGCTTCTGATTTACTATCAAATGGTGAAATGACGAGTTTTGTGTTTAATGAAGCAGGCGAGTTCTCTATCTTTTGCGAGCCGCATCCTGTCATGCAAATGACGGTTGTAGTAGAAGAAGGTGCCGAATTAATGGGTGAAGTGGAAGTGGACATTGCCGACTATGAATTTGGCGAGGAAACCATAACGGTGGCCCCGGGTACAACCATTGTGTGGACTAACCAAGATCAGGTTCAGCATAACGTGGCCATTAAATAA
- a CDS encoding SDR family NAD(P)-dependent oxidoreductase, with the protein MAKEAYIITGASKGIGFEWSRQLSEAGHLVIGIARTEAKNWPGAHFLSFDLTCLEAVEEIIAQALKLIPKETETMVLVNNAGTIEPIGLAHKNDAAQVSQSIVLNLTAPMLLCSAFIRQLEYSSAEKKIVNISSGAGRKVYEGWSAYCTGKAGLDHFSSCLDVEYEGVKVVSVAPGIIDTGMQKKIRQSDAADFPLIEKFLDYKESGLLSSPEETAKWLMEMTQRPDFKELPTILDIRNLPQARKGGLK; encoded by the coding sequence ATGGCAAAAGAAGCATATATCATTACCGGTGCATCTAAGGGAATTGGTTTTGAATGGAGCCGGCAGCTTAGTGAAGCGGGACATCTGGTTATTGGAATTGCCCGCACCGAAGCGAAAAACTGGCCAGGCGCACATTTCCTGTCATTCGATCTGACATGTCTTGAGGCGGTTGAAGAAATCATCGCACAGGCGTTAAAGCTGATACCAAAAGAAACGGAAACGATGGTCTTAGTGAATAACGCCGGGACCATCGAGCCAATCGGACTCGCTCATAAAAATGATGCAGCACAGGTCAGCCAAAGCATCGTCCTCAACTTGACGGCGCCGATGTTGCTGTGCAGTGCATTTATTAGACAGCTGGAATATAGTTCGGCTGAGAAAAAAATTGTCAATATTTCATCTGGAGCGGGTCGCAAAGTCTATGAAGGCTGGAGTGCTTATTGTACTGGAAAAGCGGGACTTGACCATTTCAGCTCTTGTCTGGATGTGGAATATGAAGGTGTCAAAGTAGTTTCTGTAGCACCAGGAATCATCGATACCGGTATGCAGAAAAAAATTCGCCAAAGCGATGCAGCAGATTTCCCATTGATCGAAAAGTTCTTGGATTACAAAGAAAGTGGGCTGCTCAGCAGTCCAGAAGAAACGGCGAAATGGCTGATGGAAATGACCCAAAGGCCGGATTTCAAAGAACTGCCGACCATTTTGGACATCCGTAATTTACCGCAAGCAAGAAAGGGAGGCTTGAAATGA
- a CDS encoding flavin monoamine oxidase family protein — protein sequence MNNPIIIVGAGLSGLSAASLLTKQGINCRVLEARERIGGRVLSASVPNQSDLGRFDLGPTWFWPQYERNMAALVEELNLETFVQHNEGEMLIERFQTKPPERCKMQEHVDARGVRLTGGMQSMIDALVETLPPEIIELETRVKEICLVETGEIKIKVEKTDGTIENILAAAVILALPPRLVARQIKFSPTLPKNLMADIEEKPTWMGAQAKAVAVYDRPFWRETGLSGLVLSSVGPLQEIYDASPINGAGALFGFFGISSEVRQQMGQEKVIKLVSEQLVKLFGSRAETPQAILYKDWSSDMETAVEEDSSPFKNYSSYGQPPAAGEWEEKIFFAGTETNSQSSGHLEGALLSAEQAVGKILALNYK from the coding sequence GTGAACAATCCAATTATTATTGTAGGGGCGGGTTTAAGTGGTCTAAGTGCTGCATCACTGCTCACTAAACAAGGAATAAACTGTAGGGTACTTGAAGCTAGAGAAAGAATTGGCGGCAGGGTTTTAAGTGCTTCTGTCCCAAACCAATCAGACCTAGGAAGGTTTGACCTCGGGCCGACGTGGTTTTGGCCACAATATGAGCGCAATATGGCAGCTCTTGTAGAAGAATTGAATTTGGAAACTTTTGTTCAACACAATGAAGGCGAAATGCTTATAGAGCGGTTTCAAACTAAACCTCCAGAGCGCTGTAAAATGCAAGAACATGTTGATGCAAGAGGCGTACGTTTAACGGGAGGAATGCAGTCGATGATTGACGCATTAGTAGAGACACTCCCTCCAGAAATCATTGAACTGGAAACTCGGGTTAAAGAGATCTGCTTGGTCGAGACTGGAGAGATCAAGATCAAAGTAGAGAAGACTGATGGAACTATAGAAAATATTCTCGCAGCTGCGGTTATTTTGGCTTTACCACCTCGTCTAGTGGCACGTCAGATCAAATTTTCTCCGACTCTTCCTAAAAATCTTATGGCTGACATAGAAGAAAAGCCTACTTGGATGGGGGCACAGGCCAAGGCTGTTGCTGTCTATGACCGCCCATTTTGGAGGGAAACCGGACTCTCTGGACTGGTCTTAAGTTCTGTTGGTCCTTTACAAGAAATTTATGATGCTTCGCCTATAAATGGGGCTGGTGCATTATTCGGTTTCTTCGGAATTTCTTCAGAAGTACGTCAACAGATGGGTCAAGAAAAAGTCATAAAGCTGGTTTCTGAACAGTTAGTCAAGCTTTTTGGAAGTAGAGCTGAAACCCCACAAGCAATCCTCTATAAAGACTGGTCTAGCGATATGGAAACGGCCGTTGAAGAAGACTCCAGCCCCTTCAAAAATTACAGCAGCTATGGTCAACCGCCAGCAGCAGGAGAATGGGAAGAAAAAATATTTTTTGCTGGGACAGAGACAAATTCACAATCCAGTGGCCATCTAGAAGGAGCACTTCTGTCAGCAGAGCAGGCGGTTGGCAAAATCCTTGCTTTAAATTATAAGTAA
- a CDS encoding site-2 protease family protein, translating to MLFEVVIILLIINMALFIHEMGHAIAAILRNKKAKAEVYMGSSSKEKKLELNLGRITSYLTIALSGFCRLANPEKLPSTTYKQRLIFLVGGPIASSLGFITLYFTSHFFSGTIGNIIINTAGANLFLFVTSLIPFNYPSFLGGLPSDGLQILNLIKENGKQRKEVS from the coding sequence ATGTTATTTGAAGTGGTTATAATTCTGCTTATTATCAACATGGCACTTTTTATACATGAAATGGGCCATGCTATTGCAGCAATTTTAAGAAATAAGAAAGCGAAGGCCGAAGTCTATATGGGTTCATCAAGTAAAGAGAAAAAGCTGGAGCTAAATCTCGGAAGAATCACCAGCTATCTAACCATCGCCCTTTCCGGGTTCTGCCGTCTTGCGAACCCGGAAAAATTACCGTCAACTACTTATAAGCAAAGACTTATTTTCCTCGTGGGTGGACCGATTGCTTCATCATTGGGTTTTATAACACTATATTTCACCTCTCATTTCTTTTCTGGCACGATAGGCAATATCATTATCAATACTGCCGGCGCTAATTTATTTCTATTCGTAACTTCCTTAATTCCCTTTAACTACCCTTCATTTTTAGGTGGCCTTCCAAGTGATGGGTTACAGATCTTAAACTTAATAAAAGAAAATGGAAAACAACGTAAAGAAGTTTCTTAA
- a CDS encoding amidohydrolase — protein sequence MKVLWYGGTIYTMEAEGATMEAVLVSDDYIDKIGTYEELKQFADKEINLQGASMYPGLVDSHMHMIGHGEKLMRVDLSKIESSEEMREQLVESTKELNKGEWFIGEGWNENNFADRKIFHRHELDEISLSPMLLKRVCRHAILANSSALALAGITKDSPDPEGGVIVRDADGEPTGYLLDAAQDLVANQVPEVSVEYLTRALQKSVDHLLSLGLTGAHTEDMGYYGHYSRPLQAFKNVIGEQLKFRSHLLRAHSAFEEMVEKASYAEPFVDPGPMKIFADGSIGGRTALLSKPYNDDPSTIGVAIQSDEEFKRLVSIARKHGEAVAIHVIGDLGLEMALDAIEAHPVPSNKRDRLIHAMVVREDLVERMQKIDVALDLQPSFVTSDFPWVVERLGESRLEWAYTWKKLLNHGLICAGGSDAPIEEADPRLGIYAAVTRRKPYETHEGYQPEEKLSRFEAIQLYTSGSAAAIGKEAERGVIRQGFDADFTIFDRDLFSGNEEQILEAQPVMTVVAGEIMYQRGSQE from the coding sequence ATGAAAGTATTATGGTATGGGGGAACAATCTATACAATGGAAGCTGAAGGCGCTACTATGGAAGCAGTTTTGGTGTCAGACGATTACATAGACAAAATCGGGACATATGAAGAATTGAAACAATTCGCTGATAAGGAAATCAATCTGCAAGGAGCGAGTATGTATCCTGGATTAGTTGATAGCCATATGCACATGATTGGCCACGGCGAGAAATTAATGCGCGTTGATTTGTCGAAAATCGAAAGCTCAGAGGAAATGCGAGAGCAATTGGTCGAGTCTACGAAAGAACTGAATAAAGGTGAATGGTTTATTGGTGAAGGATGGAATGAAAACAACTTTGCCGACCGTAAAATATTTCATCGACATGAACTTGATGAAATCAGTTTATCGCCGATGCTGCTGAAACGGGTTTGCCGACATGCAATCCTGGCTAACTCGAGTGCATTAGCGCTTGCTGGCATTACAAAAGATAGTCCGGATCCTGAAGGCGGTGTGATTGTGCGCGATGCAGATGGAGAGCCGACTGGTTACTTGTTGGATGCAGCACAGGATCTGGTGGCCAATCAGGTTCCCGAGGTCAGTGTCGAATACTTGACGCGCGCCCTACAAAAATCAGTGGATCATTTGCTGTCACTCGGTTTAACCGGCGCCCATACGGAAGACATGGGCTATTATGGTCATTATTCACGGCCGTTGCAAGCATTCAAAAACGTCATTGGCGAACAGCTGAAATTCCGCTCGCACTTGCTCAGAGCTCATAGTGCATTTGAAGAAATGGTGGAAAAGGCTTCTTACGCAGAACCATTTGTCGATCCAGGCCCAATGAAAATTTTTGCGGATGGTTCGATTGGTGGGCGTACTGCGTTGCTGAGCAAGCCATATAACGATGATCCATCAACAATCGGTGTCGCTATCCAGTCAGACGAAGAATTTAAACGTCTGGTCTCTATTGCGCGGAAACATGGAGAGGCAGTAGCGATTCATGTTATTGGTGACCTTGGTCTGGAAATGGCGTTAGACGCCATCGAAGCGCATCCGGTGCCCTCGAACAAACGTGACCGTCTAATTCATGCGATGGTGGTCCGTGAAGATTTAGTAGAGCGGATGCAAAAGATTGATGTAGCTTTGGATCTTCAGCCAAGTTTTGTGACATCCGATTTCCCTTGGGTCGTGGAACGTCTCGGAGAAAGCCGTCTGGAATGGGCATATACCTGGAAAAAGCTATTAAACCACGGACTGATTTGTGCTGGAGGATCAGATGCACCGATCGAAGAGGCTGATCCGCGCCTAGGTATTTATGCTGCCGTGACACGCAGAAAGCCATATGAAACGCATGAAGGCTACCAGCCTGAAGAAAAATTATCCCGCTTCGAGGCCATTCAGCTATACACTAGCGGCAGTGCAGCAGCCATTGGCAAGGAAGCTGAACGCGGTGTTATCCGTCAAGGCTTTGACGCCGATTTTACTATTTTTGACCGGGATTTATTTTCAGGAAATGAAGAACAAATTTTGGAAGCTCAGCCTGTCATGACAGTAGTAGCAGGAGAAATCATGTATCAACGGGGCAGTCAGGAATAA
- the sdhB gene encoding succinate dehydrogenase iron-sulfur subunit — protein sequence MEKTVKTVIFEIERRNSTDEDSYWEKFELPYVMNMNVISALMEIRRNPVNIEGKKTTPVTWDMNCLEEVCGACSMVINGYARQSCTALVDQLEQPIRLQPMKTFPVVRDLIIDRSSMFDTLKRLKAWIPIDGTHDLGEGPRMPEHKRQWAYELSKCMTCGVCLEACPNVNDKSDYIGAAPISQVRLMNAHPTGAMNKDVRLNLLMGPGGIQECGMAQNCVETCPKGIPLTTSISSMNRDTTVQMFRNFFGSDHMVD from the coding sequence ATGGAGAAAACAGTGAAAACGGTTATTTTTGAAATCGAAAGAAGAAATTCTACGGATGAAGATTCGTATTGGGAAAAGTTCGAATTACCTTATGTGATGAATATGAATGTGATTTCTGCTTTGATGGAAATTCGGCGTAATCCTGTCAATATAGAGGGCAAAAAAACTACGCCTGTTACATGGGATATGAATTGCCTAGAGGAAGTATGTGGAGCTTGTTCAATGGTTATCAATGGTTATGCACGCCAATCTTGTACAGCATTAGTCGATCAGTTAGAACAGCCCATTCGACTTCAGCCGATGAAAACATTTCCGGTTGTCCGTGACTTGATCATTGACCGCAGTTCCATGTTCGATACATTGAAAAGGTTAAAGGCATGGATTCCAATTGATGGGACTCACGACCTGGGCGAAGGTCCGCGCATGCCAGAGCACAAACGCCAATGGGCATATGAGTTATCGAAATGCATGACTTGTGGCGTCTGCTTAGAAGCGTGTCCGAACGTTAATGACAAATCCGATTATATTGGAGCAGCTCCAATTTCACAAGTCCGCTTGATGAATGCACATCCAACCGGCGCCATGAATAAAGATGTCCGTTTAAATTTACTGATGGGACCGGGTGGGATCCAAGAATGCGGCATGGCACAAAACTGCGTGGAAACCTGTCCGAAAGGCATCCCTTTAACCACTTCTATTTCATCCATGAACCGCGATACGACAGTGCAAATGTTTCGTAACTTCTTTGGAAGTGACCACATGGTTGACTAG
- a CDS encoding heavy metal translocating P-type ATPase: MSKKEADRQKNAHDTSQNNHHSEQLQEETENHQEKTHSNHEHQGHRDMVADFKKRFFISLILTLPILVLSPMIQHFLGFDLRFNNDMYILFAFSTIVFFYGGWPFLTGGISELKGKNPGMMTLIALAITIAYGYSTLVVFGWEGNQLFWELATLVDIMLLGHWIEMRSIMGASNALEQLVKLMPSEVHKLDERNQVYDVSLSKIRNRDRVLVKPGEKIPVDGQIIEGKSTIDESMLTGESIPIDKQEGDSVIGGSVNKEGSLTIVVEKTGEESYLSQVITMVKEAQESKSRTQDLTNRAAKWLFYLALIAGFITLFAWLSLGYSFDVAIERMVTVMVITCPHALGLAAPLVVAVSTSISAKQGLLIRNRADFEGARNLNAVVFDKTGTLTKGEFGVTDIISESSYSDKEVLQLAAIIEQNSEHPIATGIVKSAKEKGITIGKVNDFESITGKGIQGQIEGQKVNVVSPGYVNSNQLTYNHLQFNKLSEEGKTVVFVLVEDRLAGMIALADIVRDTAKEAVAALKARGIHSIMLTGDNKKVANWVAAQVGIDEVYAEVLPEDKAKQIKKIKEKGWRVAMTGDGVNDAPALATADLGIAIGAGTDVAMETADVVLVKSNPNDVVTLIDLSKKTYRKMVQNLWWATGYNIFAIPLAAGVLAPWGVIVSPAIGAVFMSLSTIIVAINAKLLKA; the protein is encoded by the coding sequence TTGTCAAAAAAAGAAGCAGATCGTCAAAAAAACGCTCACGACACTAGTCAGAACAATCACCATTCTGAGCAACTTCAAGAGGAGACAGAAAATCACCAAGAAAAAACACATTCGAACCATGAACACCAGGGCCACAGAGATATGGTGGCAGATTTTAAGAAGCGGTTTTTTATTTCCTTGATTCTCACGCTTCCTATTCTAGTGCTATCTCCTATGATCCAGCATTTTCTTGGATTCGACTTGCGCTTTAACAATGATATGTATATTTTATTTGCCTTTTCTACGATTGTTTTCTTTTACGGAGGCTGGCCATTTCTAACCGGTGGCATCAGTGAATTGAAGGGAAAAAATCCGGGTATGATGACATTGATCGCTTTGGCCATAACAATTGCCTATGGCTATAGCACGCTAGTGGTGTTCGGGTGGGAGGGCAATCAGCTCTTTTGGGAATTGGCGACATTGGTTGACATTATGCTGCTTGGCCACTGGATTGAAATGCGCTCTATTATGGGCGCTTCAAATGCGCTGGAACAGCTAGTGAAGCTGATGCCAAGTGAAGTGCATAAATTGGATGAGCGCAATCAAGTTTACGATGTATCTTTATCAAAGATTCGGAATAGGGATCGCGTATTGGTCAAACCAGGTGAAAAAATTCCTGTAGATGGACAGATTATAGAAGGGAAATCGACAATCGACGAATCAATGCTGACAGGAGAGTCCATTCCCATCGATAAACAAGAAGGCGATTCCGTAATCGGTGGATCGGTGAATAAGGAAGGATCACTAACAATTGTAGTAGAGAAAACAGGAGAAGAATCATATTTATCTCAAGTTATCACAATGGTTAAAGAAGCTCAGGAATCCAAGTCCCGTACGCAGGACTTGACGAATCGAGCAGCAAAATGGTTGTTTTACCTAGCTTTAATAGCAGGATTCATTACGTTGTTCGCTTGGCTTTCGCTGGGCTACTCATTTGATGTGGCCATCGAACGTATGGTCACGGTCATGGTTATTACATGTCCGCATGCTTTGGGACTTGCAGCCCCATTGGTCGTCGCCGTCTCAACATCTATTTCTGCAAAACAAGGACTGTTGATTCGGAATCGTGCAGATTTCGAGGGAGCACGCAATTTGAATGCCGTGGTGTTTGATAAAACAGGAACACTGACAAAAGGTGAATTCGGTGTCACCGATATTATCTCCGAAAGCAGCTATTCAGATAAAGAAGTTTTGCAGCTAGCAGCGATCATTGAACAAAATTCAGAACATCCAATTGCCACTGGTATTGTGAAATCTGCTAAAGAAAAAGGGATTACGATTGGGAAAGTGAATGACTTTGAATCGATTACTGGAAAAGGAATCCAAGGACAAATAGAAGGACAGAAAGTCAATGTGGTAAGTCCAGGTTATGTAAACAGCAATCAATTGACCTACAATCACCTTCAGTTTAATAAGCTATCAGAAGAAGGGAAAACCGTAGTCTTTGTACTAGTGGAAGATCGACTTGCTGGAATGATTGCCCTTGCGGATATTGTCCGGGATACTGCGAAAGAAGCTGTGGCTGCATTAAAAGCAAGAGGAATTCACTCAATTATGCTGACAGGTGACAACAAAAAAGTGGCGAATTGGGTAGCTGCACAAGTAGGAATTGATGAAGTTTATGCGGAAGTATTGCCAGAGGATAAAGCTAAGCAAATCAAGAAAATAAAAGAAAAAGGCTGGCGAGTCGCAATGACAGGTGATGGAGTGAATGATGCGCCGGCACTTGCAACTGCTGATCTTGGAATCGCCATTGGAGCTGGAACAGACGTAGCGATGGAAACAGCCGATGTGGTACTAGTAAAAAGCAATCCGAACGATGTGGTAACATTGATTGATTTATCGAAAAAGACTTACAGGAAAATGGTTCAGAACCTATGGTGGGCGACAGGCTATAATATCTTCGCTATTCCACTGGCAGCTGGAGTGCTGGCACCATGGGGAGTTATTGTCAGCCCGGCAATTGGAGCTGTCTTCATGAGTTTGAGCACAATCATAGTGGCGATTAATGCCAAGCTCTTAAAAGCTTAA
- a CDS encoding RtcB family protein, with protein sequence MTVSQIEGFMNEELTANARVRIMPDCHAGKGAVIGTTMKVNDRVVPNLVGVDIGCGMLCVEIQKQEVDFVKLDAAVATLVPSGQSIRTVAHDFTENIALDRVLANFSKDVAIHSLGTLGGGNHFIEMNRAEDGRLFLVIHSGSRHLGVKVANFHQKKAIESLSNDKQGLDELIAQLKMQDRHKEISDAIKSYKSLQPIIPNELAYLEGSLMQDYFNDLKIAQEYAKWNRSAMVQVLLEAMEFNEVGRIDTVHNYIDLEHMILRKGAISARKDEMVLIPINMRDGSLLAKGKGNNDWNQSGPHGAGRILSRTKAKQLLQLNDFTDTMKNVYTTSVNQDTIDESPFAYKTMQEIIDNTKETIEIQSILKPIYNFKAAEFQGWRKK encoded by the coding sequence ATGACTGTGTCTCAAATTGAGGGGTTTATGAATGAAGAATTGACGGCAAACGCACGGGTGCGTATCATGCCTGATTGTCACGCGGGTAAAGGAGCGGTCATCGGCACAACTATGAAAGTGAATGATCGCGTTGTCCCAAATTTAGTCGGAGTGGATATTGGCTGTGGCATGCTGTGTGTAGAAATTCAGAAGCAAGAAGTTGATTTTGTAAAACTTGATGCAGCGGTTGCTACATTAGTTCCTTCTGGTCAATCCATTCGAACGGTTGCACACGATTTCACGGAAAATATAGCACTGGACCGTGTATTAGCCAATTTTTCAAAAGATGTGGCAATCCATTCTCTTGGCACTCTCGGTGGAGGTAACCATTTTATCGAAATGAATAGAGCAGAAGATGGTCGGTTATTTTTAGTTATCCATAGCGGAAGTCGTCATTTGGGCGTCAAAGTAGCAAATTTCCATCAAAAGAAAGCCATTGAGAGCTTAAGCAATGACAAACAAGGACTTGATGAACTGATTGCTCAATTGAAGATGCAGGACCGACATAAAGAAATAAGCGACGCCATTAAATCCTATAAATCACTACAACCTATTATTCCAAATGAACTCGCTTACTTGGAAGGTTCGCTCATGCAGGATTACTTTAATGATTTGAAGATTGCTCAGGAATATGCAAAATGGAACCGTTCGGCCATGGTGCAAGTTCTCTTAGAAGCAATGGAATTTAACGAAGTCGGCCGGATCGATACGGTGCATAATTATATTGATTTAGAGCATATGATTTTGCGAAAAGGTGCGATATCAGCGAGAAAAGACGAAATGGTGTTAATTCCCATCAATATGCGCGACGGCTCCCTCCTTGCTAAAGGCAAAGGCAACAACGATTGGAATCAGTCGGGACCTCACGGAGCTGGCCGTATTCTTTCGAGAACGAAAGCAAAACAACTTCTTCAGTTGAACGATTTTACAGATACAATGAAGAACGTCTACACAACGAGCGTTAATCAAGACACGATTGACGAATCTCCATTCGCTTATAAAACCATGCAAGAAATTATTGACAATACGAAAGAAACCATTGAAATACAGTCTATTTTGAAACCTATCTATAATTTCAAAGCGGCCGAATTCCAAGGCTGGAGAAAAAAATAA
- a CDS encoding cupin domain-containing protein yields the protein MTIKKLKDLQTYDETKLTKNIVFDEEKSKTIVFNFLPGQVLPKHGHSHRNAYVFVIEGEGVCYLDDIDSAIQQGDIVHCNAHQTISIENTGAKSMTVYVVLAAE from the coding sequence ATGACGATAAAAAAACTGAAGGACCTTCAAACGTATGACGAAACAAAGCTGACAAAAAACATTGTTTTCGATGAAGAAAAAAGCAAAACCATCGTATTTAACTTTCTGCCAGGACAAGTGCTGCCGAAGCATGGACATTCTCACAGAAATGCTTATGTATTTGTAATCGAAGGAGAAGGCGTATGTTACTTGGATGACATCGATTCCGCTATTCAACAAGGGGACATCGTACACTGTAATGCGCATCAAACTATTAGCATAGAAAATACAGGAGCAAAATCGATGACAGTCTATGTCGTACTTGCAGCAGAATAG